A genomic region of Venturia canescens isolate UGA chromosome 9, ASM1945775v1, whole genome shotgun sequence contains the following coding sequences:
- the Pfk gene encoding ATP-dependent 6-phosphofructokinase isoform X3 gives MADDHPTRKFIKPGSYKGKCLAVFTSGGDSQGMNAAVRAVVRMGIYLGCKVFFIKEGYQGMVDGGDNIVEATWSSVSCIIHRGGTVIGSARCMEFKERAGRRKAAKNLVSRGIMNLVVIGGDGSLTGANLFREEYPELLQELVAAGDITAEQSEKHKNLHIVGLVGSIDNDFCGTDMTIGTDSALHRIIESIDAIVSTAYSHQRTFIMEVMGRHCGYLGIVGALAAEADYVFFPESPPSVDWPVKLCKKLEQERLAGQRLNIIIVAEGAVDRNGDPITAEKIRQVVVEKLNQDTRITVLGHVQRGGNPSAFDRVLGCRMGAEAVMALMEATPETEACVVTLDGNQAVRLPLMECVNRTKAVSQAMADKKWDLAVQLRGKGFARNLETYKMLTRLKAPAGVLEAAKENTSPCLTKDHYTLAVIHVGAPSCGMNAAVRSFVRNCIYRGDKVYGICDGIPGLIAGKFKLMDWPSVTGWVAQGGAYLGTKRSPPKEDQFPQIAARLKEFGIQALLIIGGFEGYQTGLTFCSARDKHEEFRIPIAMIPATISNNVPGTEFSLGCDTALNEITEICDRIRQSAQGTKRRVFIIETMGGYCGYLATVAGLAGGADAAWIFEEKFNIKDLNQDVVAMAAKMSEGVQRGLILRNENCNLNYNTDFMQRLFSEEGKGLFSCRSNIIGHMQQGGSPTPFDRNLGTKMGAKAVEWFTEQLKKYTGPDGVTVTKHPESAVMLGIIRRQYRYTPLEQLIEVTNFEHRIPTYQWWMKLRPLLKVLAKHESTYEEEGLYLTVEEMEKDNDTAVLG, from the exons atggCGGACGATCACCCGACGCGCAAATTTATAAAGCCTGGCAGCTACAAGGGCAAATGTTTAGCAGTCTTCACCAGTGGTGGTGATTCGCAGG GTATGAATGCGGCTGTACGTGCTGTCGTTCGGATGGGTATCTACTTGGgctgcaaagtttttttcatcaaggAAGGATACCAGGGGATGGTTGATGGCGGTGACAACATTGTTGAAGCTACATGGTCCTCTGTATCCTGTATTATTCACAGA GGCGGTACTGTGATTGGTTCTGCTCGCTGTATGGAGTTCAAGGAACGTGCTGGTCGCAGGAAAGCCGCTAAAAATCTGGTATCCCGTGGTATCATGAATTTGGTCGTCATCGGAGGTGACGGTTCTCTTACCGGTGCAAATCTCTTCAGAGAAGAGTATCCTGAGCTTCTCCAAGAATTAGTCGCTGCTG GTGACATTACTGCGGAGCAAAGTGAAAAGCACAAAAATTTGCATATCGTGGGCTTAGTTGGCTCAATCGACAACGATTTTTGTGGTACTGACATGACCATAGGTACAGATTCGGCCCTGCATCGTATTATTGAAAGCATCGATGCTATTGTCAGCACAGCTTATTCACATCAGCGTACATTTATCATGGAAGTTATGGGTCGTCACTGCgg GTACCTGGGAATCGTGGGTGCCTTAGCCGCTGAGGCTGACTACGTATTCTTCCCAGAAAGTCCGCCATCGGTCGACTGGCCTGTCAAACTATGTAAAAAGTTGGAGCAG GAACGTCTCGCTGGCCAACGACTTAATATTATCATCGTTGCTGAGGGTGCTGTTGACAGAAATGGCGATCCAATCACCGctgaaaaaattcgtcaagttgtcgtcgaaaaattaaatcagGACACGAGAATCACCGTTCTTGGGCACGTTCAACGAGGTGGAAATCCATCCGCTTTTGACAGAGTTTTG GGATGCAGGATGGGTGCTGAGGCAGTAATGGCATTGATGGAGGCCACACCGGAAACTGAGGCTTGCGTCGTAACCTTGGACGGAAATCAGGCTGTGCGTTTGCCTCTGATGGAGTGCGTAAATCGAACGAAGGCTGTATCTCAAGCCATGGCTGATAAAAAGTGGGATCTCGCTGTCCAGCTTCGTGGAAA AGGTTTTGCTCGTAACTTGGAGACGTACAAAATGTTGACGAGATTGAAAGCTCCAGCCGGAGTTCTCGAAGCCGCCAAG GAAAATACCAGCCCGTGTTTAACGAAG GATCATTATACTTTGGCTGTAATACATGTGGGTGCACCTTCCTGCGGTATGAACGCTGCTGTTCGttccttcgtgagaaattgCATTTATCGTGGAGACAAG GTTTACGGAATCTGTGACGGTATTCCGGGCTTAATAGCAGGAAAGTTCAAGCTGATGGATTGGCCGTCCGTGACCGGGTGGGTCGCTCAAGGTGGTGCTTATTTGGGTACGAAACGTTCGCCACCCAAGGAAGATCAATTCCCTCAAATCGCTGCCCGTCTCAAGGAGTTTGGAATCCAAGCTCTGCTCATCATCGGAGGTTTCGAAGGTTATCAAACCGGTCTAACTTTCTGTAGTGCTCGCGACAAGCACGAAGAATTTAGAATTCCTATTGCTATGATACCAGCGACTATCAGTAACAATGTTCCTGGAACGGAATTCTCTTTGGGTTGTGACACTGCACTCAACGAAATTACCGAG ATTTGCGATCGCATCCGACAGTCGGCTCAAGGAACGAAACGTCGAGTATTTATTATTGAGACAATGGGCGGTTATTGCGGTTATCTTGCAACCGTCGCCGGTCTCGCTGGTGGTGCCGACGCAGCTTGGatattcgaggaaaaattcaacatcaAAGATCTCAATCAAGACGTTGTTGCTATGGCTGCCAAAATGTCCGAAGGTGTACAGCGTGGTCTGATTCTTCGTAATGAAAATTGTAACTTGAATTACAATACGGACTTCATGCAAAGGCTCTTCAGCGAGGAAGGAAAAGGATTGTTCAGTTGCAGATCGAATATTATTG GCCACATGCAACAAGGAGGCTCTCCAACTCCCTTCGATCGTAATCTTGGCACGAAAATGGGTGCCAAAGCCGTCGAGTGGTTCACCgaacaattgaaaaagtaCACTGGTCCGGACGGCGTTACCGTGACAAAGCATCCTGAAAGTGCCGTAATGTTGGGCATCATTCGACGTCAATACAGATACACCCCTCTCGAACAACTTATCGAGGTCACGAATTTCGA GCACCGAATTCCGACGTACCAGTGGTGGATGAAACTTCGTCCATTGTTGAAGGTCCTTGCAAAACACGAGTCGACTTATGAGGAAGAAGGGCTTTACTTAACAGTGGAGGAGATGGAAAAAGATAACGATACAGCAGTGTTGGGTTAA
- the Pfk gene encoding ATP-dependent 6-phosphofructokinase isoform X5, producing MADDHPTRKFIKPGSYKGKCLAVFTSGGDSQGMNAAVRAVVRMGIYLGCKVFFIKEGYQGMVDGGDNIVEATWSSVSCIIHRGGTVIGSARCMEFKERAGRRKAAKNLVSRGIMNLVVIGGDGSLTGANLFREEYPELLQELVAAGDITAEQSEKHKNLHIVGLVGSIDNDFCGTDMTIGTDSALHRIIESIDAIVSTAYSHQRTFIMEVMGRHCGYLGIVGALAAEADYVFFPESPPSVDWPVKLCKKLEQERLAGQRLNIIIVAEGAVDRNGDPITAEKIRQVVVEKLNQDTRITVLGHVQRGGNPSAFDRVLGCRMGAEAVMALMEATPETEACVVTLDGNQAVRLPLMECVNRTKAVSQAMADKKWDLAVQLRGKGFARNLETYKMLTRLKAPAGVLEAAKDHYTLAVIHVGAPSCGMNAAVRSFVRNCIYRGDKVYGICDGIPGLIAGKFKLMDWPSVTGWVAQGGAYLGTKRSPPKEDQFPQIAARLKEFGIQALLIIGGFEGYQTGLTFCSARDKHEEFRIPIAMIPATISNNVPGTEFSLGCDTALNEITEICDRIRQSAQGTKRRVFIIETMGGYCGYLATVAGLAGGADAAWIFEEKFNIKDLNQDVVAMAAKMSEGVQRGLILRNENCNLNYNTDFMQRLFSEEGKGLFSCRSNIIGHMQQGGSPTPFDRNLGTKMGAKAVEWFTEQLKKYTGPDGVTVTKHPESAVMLGIIRRQYRYTPLEQLIEVTNFEHRIPTYQWWMKLRPLLKVLAKHESTYEEEGLYLTVEEMEKDNDTAVLG from the exons atggCGGACGATCACCCGACGCGCAAATTTATAAAGCCTGGCAGCTACAAGGGCAAATGTTTAGCAGTCTTCACCAGTGGTGGTGATTCGCAGG GTATGAATGCGGCTGTACGTGCTGTCGTTCGGATGGGTATCTACTTGGgctgcaaagtttttttcatcaaggAAGGATACCAGGGGATGGTTGATGGCGGTGACAACATTGTTGAAGCTACATGGTCCTCTGTATCCTGTATTATTCACAGA GGCGGTACTGTGATTGGTTCTGCTCGCTGTATGGAGTTCAAGGAACGTGCTGGTCGCAGGAAAGCCGCTAAAAATCTGGTATCCCGTGGTATCATGAATTTGGTCGTCATCGGAGGTGACGGTTCTCTTACCGGTGCAAATCTCTTCAGAGAAGAGTATCCTGAGCTTCTCCAAGAATTAGTCGCTGCTG GTGACATTACTGCGGAGCAAAGTGAAAAGCACAAAAATTTGCATATCGTGGGCTTAGTTGGCTCAATCGACAACGATTTTTGTGGTACTGACATGACCATAGGTACAGATTCGGCCCTGCATCGTATTATTGAAAGCATCGATGCTATTGTCAGCACAGCTTATTCACATCAGCGTACATTTATCATGGAAGTTATGGGTCGTCACTGCgg GTACCTGGGAATCGTGGGTGCCTTAGCCGCTGAGGCTGACTACGTATTCTTCCCAGAAAGTCCGCCATCGGTCGACTGGCCTGTCAAACTATGTAAAAAGTTGGAGCAG GAACGTCTCGCTGGCCAACGACTTAATATTATCATCGTTGCTGAGGGTGCTGTTGACAGAAATGGCGATCCAATCACCGctgaaaaaattcgtcaagttgtcgtcgaaaaattaaatcagGACACGAGAATCACCGTTCTTGGGCACGTTCAACGAGGTGGAAATCCATCCGCTTTTGACAGAGTTTTG GGATGCAGGATGGGTGCTGAGGCAGTAATGGCATTGATGGAGGCCACACCGGAAACTGAGGCTTGCGTCGTAACCTTGGACGGAAATCAGGCTGTGCGTTTGCCTCTGATGGAGTGCGTAAATCGAACGAAGGCTGTATCTCAAGCCATGGCTGATAAAAAGTGGGATCTCGCTGTCCAGCTTCGTGGAAA AGGTTTTGCTCGTAACTTGGAGACGTACAAAATGTTGACGAGATTGAAAGCTCCAGCCGGAGTTCTCGAAGCCGCCAAG GATCATTATACTTTGGCTGTAATACATGTGGGTGCACCTTCCTGCGGTATGAACGCTGCTGTTCGttccttcgtgagaaattgCATTTATCGTGGAGACAAG GTTTACGGAATCTGTGACGGTATTCCGGGCTTAATAGCAGGAAAGTTCAAGCTGATGGATTGGCCGTCCGTGACCGGGTGGGTCGCTCAAGGTGGTGCTTATTTGGGTACGAAACGTTCGCCACCCAAGGAAGATCAATTCCCTCAAATCGCTGCCCGTCTCAAGGAGTTTGGAATCCAAGCTCTGCTCATCATCGGAGGTTTCGAAGGTTATCAAACCGGTCTAACTTTCTGTAGTGCTCGCGACAAGCACGAAGAATTTAGAATTCCTATTGCTATGATACCAGCGACTATCAGTAACAATGTTCCTGGAACGGAATTCTCTTTGGGTTGTGACACTGCACTCAACGAAATTACCGAG ATTTGCGATCGCATCCGACAGTCGGCTCAAGGAACGAAACGTCGAGTATTTATTATTGAGACAATGGGCGGTTATTGCGGTTATCTTGCAACCGTCGCCGGTCTCGCTGGTGGTGCCGACGCAGCTTGGatattcgaggaaaaattcaacatcaAAGATCTCAATCAAGACGTTGTTGCTATGGCTGCCAAAATGTCCGAAGGTGTACAGCGTGGTCTGATTCTTCGTAATGAAAATTGTAACTTGAATTACAATACGGACTTCATGCAAAGGCTCTTCAGCGAGGAAGGAAAAGGATTGTTCAGTTGCAGATCGAATATTATTG GCCACATGCAACAAGGAGGCTCTCCAACTCCCTTCGATCGTAATCTTGGCACGAAAATGGGTGCCAAAGCCGTCGAGTGGTTCACCgaacaattgaaaaagtaCACTGGTCCGGACGGCGTTACCGTGACAAAGCATCCTGAAAGTGCCGTAATGTTGGGCATCATTCGACGTCAATACAGATACACCCCTCTCGAACAACTTATCGAGGTCACGAATTTCGA GCACCGAATTCCGACGTACCAGTGGTGGATGAAACTTCGTCCATTGTTGAAGGTCCTTGCAAAACACGAGTCGACTTATGAGGAAGAAGGGCTTTACTTAACAGTGGAGGAGATGGAAAAAGATAACGATACAGCAGTGTTGGGTTAA
- the Pfk gene encoding ATP-dependent 6-phosphofructokinase isoform X1: MADDHPTRKFIKPGSYKGKCLAVFTSGGDSQGMNAAVRAVVRMGIYLGCKVFFIKEGYQGMVDGGDNIVEATWSSVSCIIHRGGTVIGSARCMEFKERAGRRKAAKNLVSRGIMNLVVIGGDGSLTGANLFREEYPELLQELVAAGDITAEQSEKHKNLHIVGLVGSIDNDFCGTDMTIGTDSALHRIIESIDAIVSTAYSHQRTFIMEVMGRHCGYLGIVGALAAEADYVFFPESPPSVDWPVKLCKKLEQERLAGQRLNIIIVAEGAVDRNGDPITAEKIRQVVVEKLNQDTRITVLGHVQRGGNPSAFDRVLGCRMGAEAVMALMEATPETEACVVTLDGNQAVRLPLMECVNRTKAVSQAMADKKWDLAVQLRGKGFARNLETYKMLTRLKAPAGVLEAAKENTSPCLTKQHTLCGQDHYTLAVIHVGAPSCGMNAAVRSFVRNCIYRGDKVYGICDGIPGLIAGKFKLMDWPSVTGWVAQGGAYLGTKRSPPKEDQFPQIAARLKEFGIQALLIIGGFEGYQTGLTFCSARDKHEEFRIPIAMIPATISNNVPGTEFSLGCDTALNEITEICDRIRQSAQGTKRRVFIIETMGGYCGYLATVAGLAGGADAAWIFEEKFNIKDLNQDVVAMAAKMSEGVQRGLILRNENCNLNYNTDFMQRLFSEEGKGLFSCRSNIIGHMQQGGSPTPFDRNLGTKMGAKAVEWFTEQLKKYTGPDGVTVTKHPESAVMLGIIRRQYRYTPLEQLIEVTNFEHRIPTYQWWMKLRPLLKVLAKHESTYEEEGLYLTVEEMEKDNDTAVLG; the protein is encoded by the exons atggCGGACGATCACCCGACGCGCAAATTTATAAAGCCTGGCAGCTACAAGGGCAAATGTTTAGCAGTCTTCACCAGTGGTGGTGATTCGCAGG GTATGAATGCGGCTGTACGTGCTGTCGTTCGGATGGGTATCTACTTGGgctgcaaagtttttttcatcaaggAAGGATACCAGGGGATGGTTGATGGCGGTGACAACATTGTTGAAGCTACATGGTCCTCTGTATCCTGTATTATTCACAGA GGCGGTACTGTGATTGGTTCTGCTCGCTGTATGGAGTTCAAGGAACGTGCTGGTCGCAGGAAAGCCGCTAAAAATCTGGTATCCCGTGGTATCATGAATTTGGTCGTCATCGGAGGTGACGGTTCTCTTACCGGTGCAAATCTCTTCAGAGAAGAGTATCCTGAGCTTCTCCAAGAATTAGTCGCTGCTG GTGACATTACTGCGGAGCAAAGTGAAAAGCACAAAAATTTGCATATCGTGGGCTTAGTTGGCTCAATCGACAACGATTTTTGTGGTACTGACATGACCATAGGTACAGATTCGGCCCTGCATCGTATTATTGAAAGCATCGATGCTATTGTCAGCACAGCTTATTCACATCAGCGTACATTTATCATGGAAGTTATGGGTCGTCACTGCgg GTACCTGGGAATCGTGGGTGCCTTAGCCGCTGAGGCTGACTACGTATTCTTCCCAGAAAGTCCGCCATCGGTCGACTGGCCTGTCAAACTATGTAAAAAGTTGGAGCAG GAACGTCTCGCTGGCCAACGACTTAATATTATCATCGTTGCTGAGGGTGCTGTTGACAGAAATGGCGATCCAATCACCGctgaaaaaattcgtcaagttgtcgtcgaaaaattaaatcagGACACGAGAATCACCGTTCTTGGGCACGTTCAACGAGGTGGAAATCCATCCGCTTTTGACAGAGTTTTG GGATGCAGGATGGGTGCTGAGGCAGTAATGGCATTGATGGAGGCCACACCGGAAACTGAGGCTTGCGTCGTAACCTTGGACGGAAATCAGGCTGTGCGTTTGCCTCTGATGGAGTGCGTAAATCGAACGAAGGCTGTATCTCAAGCCATGGCTGATAAAAAGTGGGATCTCGCTGTCCAGCTTCGTGGAAA AGGTTTTGCTCGTAACTTGGAGACGTACAAAATGTTGACGAGATTGAAAGCTCCAGCCGGAGTTCTCGAAGCCGCCAAG GAAAATACCAGCCCGTGTTTAACGAAG cAACACACTCTCTGCGGACAA GATCATTATACTTTGGCTGTAATACATGTGGGTGCACCTTCCTGCGGTATGAACGCTGCTGTTCGttccttcgtgagaaattgCATTTATCGTGGAGACAAG GTTTACGGAATCTGTGACGGTATTCCGGGCTTAATAGCAGGAAAGTTCAAGCTGATGGATTGGCCGTCCGTGACCGGGTGGGTCGCTCAAGGTGGTGCTTATTTGGGTACGAAACGTTCGCCACCCAAGGAAGATCAATTCCCTCAAATCGCTGCCCGTCTCAAGGAGTTTGGAATCCAAGCTCTGCTCATCATCGGAGGTTTCGAAGGTTATCAAACCGGTCTAACTTTCTGTAGTGCTCGCGACAAGCACGAAGAATTTAGAATTCCTATTGCTATGATACCAGCGACTATCAGTAACAATGTTCCTGGAACGGAATTCTCTTTGGGTTGTGACACTGCACTCAACGAAATTACCGAG ATTTGCGATCGCATCCGACAGTCGGCTCAAGGAACGAAACGTCGAGTATTTATTATTGAGACAATGGGCGGTTATTGCGGTTATCTTGCAACCGTCGCCGGTCTCGCTGGTGGTGCCGACGCAGCTTGGatattcgaggaaaaattcaacatcaAAGATCTCAATCAAGACGTTGTTGCTATGGCTGCCAAAATGTCCGAAGGTGTACAGCGTGGTCTGATTCTTCGTAATGAAAATTGTAACTTGAATTACAATACGGACTTCATGCAAAGGCTCTTCAGCGAGGAAGGAAAAGGATTGTTCAGTTGCAGATCGAATATTATTG GCCACATGCAACAAGGAGGCTCTCCAACTCCCTTCGATCGTAATCTTGGCACGAAAATGGGTGCCAAAGCCGTCGAGTGGTTCACCgaacaattgaaaaagtaCACTGGTCCGGACGGCGTTACCGTGACAAAGCATCCTGAAAGTGCCGTAATGTTGGGCATCATTCGACGTCAATACAGATACACCCCTCTCGAACAACTTATCGAGGTCACGAATTTCGA GCACCGAATTCCGACGTACCAGTGGTGGATGAAACTTCGTCCATTGTTGAAGGTCCTTGCAAAACACGAGTCGACTTATGAGGAAGAAGGGCTTTACTTAACAGTGGAGGAGATGGAAAAAGATAACGATACAGCAGTGTTGGGTTAA
- the Pfk gene encoding ATP-dependent 6-phosphofructokinase isoform X4, translating to MADDHPTRKFIKPGSYKGKCLAVFTSGGDSQGMNAAVRAVVRMGIYLGCKVFFIKEGYQGMVDGGDNIVEATWSSVSCIIHRGGTVIGSARCMEFKERAGRRKAAKNLVSRGIMNLVVIGGDGSLTGANLFREEYPELLQELVAAGDITAEQSEKHKNLHIVGLVGSIDNDFCGTDMTIGTDSALHRIIESIDAIVSTAYSHQRTFIMEVMGRHCGYLGLVAAMSSEADFVFIPEWPPEGDWPNKLCKKLLQERLAGQRLNIIIVAEGAVDRNGDPITAEKIRQVVVEKLNQDTRITVLGHVQRGGNPSAFDRVLGCRMGAEAVMALMEATPETEACVVTLDGNQAVRLPLMECVNRTKAVSQAMADKKWDLAVQLRGKGFARNLETYKMLTRLKAPAGVLEAAKDHYTLAVIHVGAPSCGMNAAVRSFVRNCIYRGDKVYGICDGIPGLIAGKFKLMDWPSVTGWVAQGGAYLGTKRSPPKEDQFPQIAARLKEFGIQALLIIGGFEGYQTGLTFCSARDKHEEFRIPIAMIPATISNNVPGTEFSLGCDTALNEITEICDRIRQSAQGTKRRVFIIETMGGYCGYLATVAGLAGGADAAWIFEEKFNIKDLNQDVVAMAAKMSEGVQRGLILRNENCNLNYNTDFMQRLFSEEGKGLFSCRSNIIGHMQQGGSPTPFDRNLGTKMGAKAVEWFTEQLKKYTGPDGVTVTKHPESAVMLGIIRRQYRYTPLEQLIEVTNFEHRIPTYQWWMKLRPLLKVLAKHESTYEEEGLYLTVEEMEKDNDTAVLG from the exons atggCGGACGATCACCCGACGCGCAAATTTATAAAGCCTGGCAGCTACAAGGGCAAATGTTTAGCAGTCTTCACCAGTGGTGGTGATTCGCAGG GTATGAATGCGGCTGTACGTGCTGTCGTTCGGATGGGTATCTACTTGGgctgcaaagtttttttcatcaaggAAGGATACCAGGGGATGGTTGATGGCGGTGACAACATTGTTGAAGCTACATGGTCCTCTGTATCCTGTATTATTCACAGA GGCGGTACTGTGATTGGTTCTGCTCGCTGTATGGAGTTCAAGGAACGTGCTGGTCGCAGGAAAGCCGCTAAAAATCTGGTATCCCGTGGTATCATGAATTTGGTCGTCATCGGAGGTGACGGTTCTCTTACCGGTGCAAATCTCTTCAGAGAAGAGTATCCTGAGCTTCTCCAAGAATTAGTCGCTGCTG GTGACATTACTGCGGAGCAAAGTGAAAAGCACAAAAATTTGCATATCGTGGGCTTAGTTGGCTCAATCGACAACGATTTTTGTGGTACTGACATGACCATAGGTACAGATTCGGCCCTGCATCGTATTATTGAAAGCATCGATGCTATTGTCAGCACAGCTTATTCACATCAGCGTACATTTATCATGGAAGTTATGGGTCGTCACTGCgg CTACCTGGGTCTAGTCGCAGCTATGAGTTCCGAAGCAGATTTTGTCTTCATCCCAGAATGGCCGCCCGAGGGTGACTGGCCAAACAAGCTCTGCAAAAAATTGTTGCAG GAACGTCTCGCTGGCCAACGACTTAATATTATCATCGTTGCTGAGGGTGCTGTTGACAGAAATGGCGATCCAATCACCGctgaaaaaattcgtcaagttgtcgtcgaaaaattaaatcagGACACGAGAATCACCGTTCTTGGGCACGTTCAACGAGGTGGAAATCCATCCGCTTTTGACAGAGTTTTG GGATGCAGGATGGGTGCTGAGGCAGTAATGGCATTGATGGAGGCCACACCGGAAACTGAGGCTTGCGTCGTAACCTTGGACGGAAATCAGGCTGTGCGTTTGCCTCTGATGGAGTGCGTAAATCGAACGAAGGCTGTATCTCAAGCCATGGCTGATAAAAAGTGGGATCTCGCTGTCCAGCTTCGTGGAAA AGGTTTTGCTCGTAACTTGGAGACGTACAAAATGTTGACGAGATTGAAAGCTCCAGCCGGAGTTCTCGAAGCCGCCAAG GATCATTATACTTTGGCTGTAATACATGTGGGTGCACCTTCCTGCGGTATGAACGCTGCTGTTCGttccttcgtgagaaattgCATTTATCGTGGAGACAAG GTTTACGGAATCTGTGACGGTATTCCGGGCTTAATAGCAGGAAAGTTCAAGCTGATGGATTGGCCGTCCGTGACCGGGTGGGTCGCTCAAGGTGGTGCTTATTTGGGTACGAAACGTTCGCCACCCAAGGAAGATCAATTCCCTCAAATCGCTGCCCGTCTCAAGGAGTTTGGAATCCAAGCTCTGCTCATCATCGGAGGTTTCGAAGGTTATCAAACCGGTCTAACTTTCTGTAGTGCTCGCGACAAGCACGAAGAATTTAGAATTCCTATTGCTATGATACCAGCGACTATCAGTAACAATGTTCCTGGAACGGAATTCTCTTTGGGTTGTGACACTGCACTCAACGAAATTACCGAG ATTTGCGATCGCATCCGACAGTCGGCTCAAGGAACGAAACGTCGAGTATTTATTATTGAGACAATGGGCGGTTATTGCGGTTATCTTGCAACCGTCGCCGGTCTCGCTGGTGGTGCCGACGCAGCTTGGatattcgaggaaaaattcaacatcaAAGATCTCAATCAAGACGTTGTTGCTATGGCTGCCAAAATGTCCGAAGGTGTACAGCGTGGTCTGATTCTTCGTAATGAAAATTGTAACTTGAATTACAATACGGACTTCATGCAAAGGCTCTTCAGCGAGGAAGGAAAAGGATTGTTCAGTTGCAGATCGAATATTATTG GCCACATGCAACAAGGAGGCTCTCCAACTCCCTTCGATCGTAATCTTGGCACGAAAATGGGTGCCAAAGCCGTCGAGTGGTTCACCgaacaattgaaaaagtaCACTGGTCCGGACGGCGTTACCGTGACAAAGCATCCTGAAAGTGCCGTAATGTTGGGCATCATTCGACGTCAATACAGATACACCCCTCTCGAACAACTTATCGAGGTCACGAATTTCGA GCACCGAATTCCGACGTACCAGTGGTGGATGAAACTTCGTCCATTGTTGAAGGTCCTTGCAAAACACGAGTCGACTTATGAGGAAGAAGGGCTTTACTTAACAGTGGAGGAGATGGAAAAAGATAACGATACAGCAGTGTTGGGTTAA